Proteins co-encoded in one Streptomyces roseochromogenus subsp. oscitans DS 12.976 genomic window:
- a CDS encoding adenine phosphoribosyltransferase, producing the protein LLSRIRDVADYPEPGVMFKDITPLLADPAAFTALTDALAEIATNTGATKVVGLEARGFILGAPVALRAGLGFIPVRKAGKLPGATLRQAYDLEYGSAEIEVHAEDLAAGDRVLIVDDVLATGGTAEAAIQLIQRAGADVSGLAVLMELGFLAGRARLEPALDGAPLEALLQV; encoded by the coding sequence TGCTGCTCAGCCGTATCCGCGATGTCGCCGACTACCCCGAGCCCGGGGTGATGTTCAAGGACATCACCCCGCTGCTGGCGGACCCGGCCGCGTTCACGGCGCTCACCGACGCGCTGGCCGAGATCGCCACGAACACCGGCGCGACCAAGGTCGTCGGCCTGGAGGCCCGGGGCTTCATCCTCGGCGCGCCGGTCGCGCTGCGTGCGGGCCTCGGCTTCATCCCGGTCCGCAAGGCGGGCAAGCTGCCCGGAGCGACGCTGCGACAGGCGTACGACCTGGAGTACGGCTCGGCCGAGATCGAGGTGCACGCGGAGGACCTGGCTGCCGGGGACCGCGTCCTGATCGTGGACGACGTCCTCGCCACGGGGGGTACGGCCGAGGCCGCGATCCAGCTGATCCAGCGCGCCGGTGCGGATGTCTCCGGGCTTGCGGTGCTGATGGAACTGGGCTTCCTGGCGGGCCGGGCCCGCCTGGAGCCTGCCCTGGACGGGGCGCCGCTGGAGGCACTGCTCCAGGTCTGA
- a CDS encoding RelA/SpoT family protein — protein sequence MPDEAQPLTAAKPEPASAPAAKPAPHASNAKNDTRGPIEHAQSAPVEKAAEATRPKPSPALDPARAGGPPAPERPVQPPVVRQPAGQARTGSSNRVRARLARLGVQRANPYNPVLEPLLRIVRSNDPKIENSTLRQIERAYQVAERWHRGQKRKSGDPYITHPLAVTTILAELGMDPATLMAGLLHDTVEDTEYGLDQLRRDFGDTVALLVDGVTKLDKVKFGEAAQAETVRKMVVAMAKDPRVLVIKLADRLHNMRTMRYLKREKQEKKARETLEIYAPLAHRLGMNTIKWELEDLAFAILYPKMYDEIVRLVAERAPKRDEYLAIVTDEVQADLRAARIKATVTGRPKHYYSVYQKMIVRGRDFAEIYDLVGIRVLVDTVRDCYAALGTVHARWNPVPGRFKDYIAMPKFNMYQSLHTTVIGPNGKPVELQIRTFDMHRRAEYGIAAHWKYKQEAVAGASKVRTDVPKAGKDKDAINDMAWLRQLLDWQKETEDPGEFLESLRFDLSRNEVFVFTPKGDVIALPAGATPVDFAYAVHTEVGHRTIGARVNGRLVPLESTLDNGDLVEVFTSKAPGAGPSRDWLGFVKSPRARNKIRAWFSKERRDEAIEQGKDAIVRAMRKQNLPIQRILTGDSLVTLAHEMRYSDISALYAAIGEGHVSAQNIVQKLVQALGGEEAATEEIDETVPPSRSRSRKRRSSADPGVVVKGVEDVWVKLARCCTPVPGDPIIGFVTRGSGVSVHRSDCVNVDSLSREPERILDVEWAPTQSSVFLVAIQVEALDRSRLLSDVTRVLSDQHVNILSAAVQTSRDRVATSRFTFEMGDPKHLGHVLKAVRGVEGVYDVYRVTSGRSRS from the coding sequence TTGCCAGACGAGGCCCAGCCACTGACCGCCGCCAAGCCCGAGCCCGCCTCGGCGCCCGCGGCCAAGCCCGCGCCGCACGCGTCCAACGCGAAGAACGACACCCGCGGGCCGATCGAGCACGCCCAGTCCGCGCCCGTCGAAAAGGCTGCCGAAGCCACACGTCCCAAGCCGTCCCCCGCTCTCGACCCCGCTCGAGCGGGGGGACCCCCAGCGCCCGAGCGCCCGGTGCAGCCCCCCGTGGTGCGCCAGCCCGCCGGCCAGGCCCGCACCGGCTCCTCCAACCGCGTCCGCGCCCGCCTGGCCCGCCTCGGTGTGCAGCGCGCGAACCCCTACAACCCGGTCCTGGAGCCCCTGCTGCGGATAGTCCGCAGCAACGACCCCAAGATCGAGAACTCCACGCTCCGCCAGATCGAGCGCGCCTACCAGGTCGCCGAGCGCTGGCACCGCGGCCAGAAGCGCAAGAGCGGCGACCCGTACATCACGCATCCGCTCGCCGTCACCACCATCCTCGCCGAGCTGGGCATGGATCCGGCCACGCTGATGGCGGGGCTGCTGCACGACACCGTCGAGGACACCGAGTACGGCCTCGACCAGCTGCGCCGCGACTTCGGCGACACGGTCGCCCTGCTCGTCGACGGCGTCACCAAGCTCGACAAGGTCAAGTTCGGCGAGGCGGCGCAGGCCGAGACCGTGCGCAAGATGGTCGTCGCCATGGCCAAGGACCCGCGCGTCCTGGTCATCAAGCTCGCCGACCGCCTGCACAACATGCGCACCATGCGCTACCTCAAGCGCGAGAAGCAGGAGAAGAAGGCGCGCGAGACGCTGGAGATCTACGCTCCGCTCGCCCACCGCCTCGGCATGAACACCATCAAGTGGGAGCTGGAGGACCTCGCGTTCGCGATCCTCTACCCCAAGATGTACGACGAGATCGTAAGGCTGGTGGCAGAGCGGGCGCCGAAGCGTGACGAATACCTGGCCATAGTGACCGACGAGGTCCAGGCCGACCTGCGCGCCGCCCGCATCAAGGCGACCGTCACCGGCCGCCCGAAGCACTACTACAGCGTCTACCAGAAGATGATCGTCCGCGGTCGCGACTTCGCCGAGATCTATGACCTGGTGGGGATCCGTGTCCTCGTCGACACGGTCCGCGACTGTTACGCCGCCCTCGGCACCGTGCACGCGCGATGGAACCCGGTCCCCGGCCGGTTCAAGGACTACATCGCGATGCCCAAGTTCAACATGTACCAGTCGCTGCACACGACGGTCATCGGGCCCAACGGCAAGCCGGTCGAGCTGCAGATCCGCACCTTCGACATGCACCGCCGCGCCGAGTACGGCATCGCCGCGCACTGGAAGTACAAGCAGGAGGCCGTCGCCGGCGCCTCCAAGGTGCGTACGGACGTGCCCAAGGCCGGCAAGGACAAGGACGCCATCAACGACATGGCGTGGCTGCGGCAGCTGCTGGACTGGCAGAAGGAGACCGAGGACCCCGGCGAGTTCCTGGAGTCCCTGCGCTTCGACCTGTCCCGCAACGAGGTCTTCGTCTTCACCCCCAAGGGCGATGTCATCGCCCTGCCCGCCGGGGCCACGCCCGTCGACTTCGCGTACGCCGTCCACACCGAGGTCGGCCACCGCACCATAGGAGCGCGGGTCAACGGCAGGCTCGTACCGCTCGAATCCACCCTGGACAACGGCGACTTGGTGGAGGTCTTCACCTCCAAGGCGCCCGGCGCCGGGCCGTCCCGCGACTGGCTGGGCTTCGTCAAGTCGCCGCGGGCGCGCAACAAGATCCGGGCCTGGTTCTCCAAGGAGCGCCGGGACGAGGCGATCGAGCAGGGCAAGGACGCGATCGTCCGGGCGATGCGCAAGCAGAACCTGCCGATCCAGCGCATCCTCACCGGCGACTCCCTCGTCACGCTCGCGCACGAGATGCGGTACTCGGACATCTCCGCGCTGTACGCGGCGATCGGCGAGGGCCATGTCTCCGCGCAGAACATCGTGCAGAAGCTCGTCCAGGCCCTCGGTGGCGAGGAGGCGGCCACCGAGGAGATCGACGAGACGGTCCCGCCGTCGCGCAGCCGCAGCCGCAAACGCCGCTCCAGCGCCGATCCGGGCGTCGTCGTCAAGGGCGTCGAGGACGTCTGGGTCAAGCTGGCCCGCTGTTGCACGCCGGTGCCCGGCGACCCGATCATCGGCTTCGTCACGCGCGGCAGCGGCGTGTCGGTTCACCGCAGCGACTGCGTCAACGTGGACTCACTGTCCCGCGAGCCCGAGCGCATCCTCGACGTCGAGTGGGCGCCCACCCAGTCCTCGGTCTTCCTGGTCGCCATCCAGGTCGAGGCGCTGGACCGCTCCCGGCTGCTCTCGGACGTCACCCGCGTCCTGTCCGACCAGCACGTCAACATCCTCTCCGCGGCCGTCCAGACCTCCCGCGACCGGGTGGCCACCTCCCGGTTCACCTTCGAGATGGGCGACCCCAAGCACCTCGGCCACGTCCTGAAGGCCGTGCGGGGTGTGGAGGGCGTGTACGACGTGTACCGGGTGACGTCGGGACGCAGCCGGTCGTAG